The DNA window GTATTTGCGCCGAGCCCCATAACAAGCATTAAGACGGCCAGCATAGCGAGCGCCGGGATTGTTTGAATAACGTTTGTTACTGCAAACACCCAGGCTGACAAACGGCGAAAATGCGCGATGAGGATTCCGGCCGGAACCCCGACGACAGCGGCAAATAAAACGCCGTAAGCCGACATGAGAAAGTGGCGGCCGAATTCATCCATGACGTAACTGCCATTCTGCGCGTAATACGTCATTAACTGTTCAAGCACGTTCATTGACCTCTTCCCCCTTTCACGATTCGAAATAGCGATGTTTTTCTAAATATTCCTTGGCAACGACAGACGGTTCTTTGAGATTGCCGTCGACTTCATAGTTAAGCTCCTGCATCGTGGCTGTGTCGATTTTTCCGAGCATTTTCTTGATGATGCCTTCAAGTTCAGGATGTTCTTTGAGCACCTTTTCCGGAACAACCGGAGAGCAGTCGTACGGCGGGAAAAATTGTTTATCATCCTTTAGCATTTTGAGACCATAGGACTTGATTCTTCCATCGGTTGAATACGCAAGCACAATGTCCATTTTTCCGCTTTTCACCGCGTCGTACACAAGGCCGATCTGCATCGGATACGTGCCGCCGAATGTCATGCCGTAGGTTTTCGTAAAATCCTGATAGCCGTTTCCTTTGAGCTTCATCCAATAGTTATCAACGCCCAGCTTTAATTGCGGCGCCCATTTTTTAACGTCTGATACGGTCTCTAAATGGTATTGGTCGGCCAGCTCCTTACTGACTGTAAAGGCATATGTATTATCAAACCCGTAGGAGTCATACCACTTTAAATCATATCTTTTTTTAAACTCCCGCTGAGTAAGCGCCAGCGCTTTGTCCGGATCTTTTTCAGGTTCCATTCTCAGCGTGCCTGTCAGCGCGTCTCCCGTATATCTTGTGGCCGCAATGTCGATTTCATCATTCATTAAAGCCTGCTGCTGCACCGCGTTGGAGCCAAGATTTTTAATCGTTGTTGTTTTGAGATCAGTATGGTGTTCGATCAACTGGCCAAGCATGCTGGCGATGATTTCTGATTCGCTCATGCTTTGCGCGCCGATTTTAATGGTCTGGTCTGCAGCAGCGCTGAGACCAGGAAGCGAACAGCCGCTCAGCGTCAGCGTTGCCGCAAGTGCCAAACCTATCATTAATTTGAGATATTTTCTTTTCATGAGCCGCCTCCTTATGACAATTCCTTCAATCTCTGCATGCCGGCAGGTGTCAGTTTTCGTTCAG is part of the Bacillota bacterium genome and encodes:
- the opuBC gene encoding choline ABC transporter substrate-binding lipoprotein OpuBC (OpuBC (osmoprotectant uptake transporter system OpuB, component C), as studied in Bacillus subtilis, is a lipoprotein, and is the substrate-binding protein of an ABC-type high-affinity transporter. OpuB is closely related to OpuC, which acts on both choline and the betaine (trimethylated amino group form) of glycine; OpuBC is nearly 70 percent identical to OpuCC.), giving the protein MKRKYLKLMIGLALAATLTLSGCSLPGLSAAADQTIKIGAQSMSESEIIASMLGQLIEHHTDLKTTTIKNLGSNAVQQQALMNDEIDIAATRYTGDALTGTLRMEPEKDPDKALALTQREFKKRYDLKWYDSYGFDNTYAFTVSKELADQYHLETVSDVKKWAPQLKLGVDNYWMKLKGNGYQDFTKTYGMTFGGTYPMQIGLVYDAVKSGKMDIVLAYSTDGRIKSYGLKMLKDDKQFFPPYDCSPVVPEKVLKEHPELEGIIKKMLGKIDTATMQELNYEVDGNLKEPSVVAKEYLEKHRYFES